One window of the Pedobacter ginsengisoli genome contains the following:
- a CDS encoding ABC transporter permease, producing the protein MKFINLIRLAIKALQRNKLRALLTMLGIIIGVASVITMMSIGEGSKQSINASLASMGSNMITIMPYSNEPGGARMMGSSLKTLTIKDVDALKKNAVNIAEISPLASSSGQSINGAANWPTSIQGVSPEYLDIRKLSVKEGIIFSQQDVRSSAKVCLLGKTVVDNLFPNGEDPIGKIIRFGKIPFQVIGVLTPKGTSNFGQDQDDIIIAPYTTVQKRILSSIYFGQIYASATSEAASDAAVAEITSTLRETHRLRDAEDNDFQVRTQAELMTMMNSTSSMMTALLTAVASISLIIGGIGIMNIMYVSVTERTREIGLRMSIGARGIDILLQFLIEAIVISVTGGVIGVILGVSAAIIVPASLNWPTVVSEFSIVISFLVCAITGIFFGYYPALKASRLDPIEALRYE; encoded by the coding sequence ATGAAATTTATTAATCTGATAAGACTGGCAATTAAAGCCCTGCAGCGCAACAAGCTACGTGCATTGCTAACTATGCTGGGCATTATTATAGGAGTTGCATCGGTAATTACCATGATGTCTATTGGAGAGGGCTCTAAGCAGAGTATTAATGCCTCGCTTGCCAGTATGGGCTCGAACATGATTACCATTATGCCTTATAGCAATGAACCCGGTGGTGCACGTATGATGGGCAGCAGCCTTAAAACACTTACCATTAAGGATGTAGATGCGCTGAAAAAGAATGCGGTGAATATTGCTGAGATTTCGCCGCTGGCATCGTCAAGCGGGCAGTCTATTAACGGAGCCGCCAACTGGCCTACTTCTATTCAGGGGGTTAGTCCGGAATATCTGGACATCAGAAAGCTCTCTGTTAAGGAAGGCATTATATTTTCGCAGCAGGATGTCCGTTCTTCGGCCAAGGTATGTTTGTTGGGTAAAACGGTGGTGGATAACCTTTTTCCAAATGGGGAAGACCCGATAGGCAAGATCATCAGGTTTGGTAAAATTCCCTTTCAGGTGATTGGCGTACTTACGCCTAAGGGTACTAGTAACTTTGGCCAGGATCAGGATGATATTATTATAGCCCCATATACTACTGTTCAGAAAAGGATTTTATCGTCTATTTATTTTGGACAGATCTATGCATCTGCCACCAGTGAGGCCGCTTCGGATGCTGCGGTTGCAGAAATAACCAGTACCCTTAGGGAAACACACCGCCTGAGAGATGCAGAGGATAATGATTTTCAGGTAAGAACACAGGCGGAGCTGATGACGATGATGAACTCGACAAGTAGTATGATGACTGCTTTGCTAACTGCAGTGGCAAGTATTTCGCTGATTATTGGTGGGATAGGCATTATGAATATTATGTATGTTTCGGTTACAGAAAGGACCAGGGAAATAGGTTTAAGAATGTCGATAGGTGCAAGAGGTATAGATATTTTGCTGCAATTTCTGATAGAGGCCATTGTGATCAGTGTAACTGGTGGGGTGATTGGGGTGATATTGGGAGTTTCGGCAGCGATAATAGTGCCCGCATCATTGAACTGGCCTACAGTAGTTTCGGAATTCTCTATTGTGATCTCGTTCCTGGTTTGTGCAATAACAGGGATTTTCTTTGGTTATTATCCGGCACTTAAGGCCTCCAGGTTAGACCCAATAGAGGCGCTTCGATATGAATAA
- a CDS encoding ABC transporter ATP-binding protein: protein MNHKILHIENVKREFKMGTETVRALKGVSFDVESGEFLTIMGSSGSGKTTLLNMLGCLDKPTEGTYMLDNVNVKELSRDELAKLRNHKIGFVFQSYNLLPRTSALDNVELPLLYNPTIGAKERTERAIAALQAVKLDGRFDHMPNQLSGGQQQRVAIARALVNEPVMILADEATGNLDTRTSYEIMSLMQELNHNGKTIVFVTHEPDIAAFSTRTVMLRDGKVQKDSMNKHIRSAKEALASLPAADDY, encoded by the coding sequence ATGAACCACAAGATTCTTCATATAGAAAATGTAAAGCGAGAGTTTAAAATGGGTACCGAAACTGTGAGGGCATTAAAAGGTGTTTCGTTTGATGTAGAGTCGGGAGAGTTTTTGACTATAATGGGAAGCAGCGGATCCGGTAAAACCACTTTGCTGAATATGCTGGGTTGTTTAGATAAGCCTACTGAGGGTACTTACATGCTGGATAATGTAAATGTAAAAGAGCTGAGCAGAGATGAACTGGCAAAATTAAGAAACCATAAAATTGGTTTTGTTTTCCAGTCGTACAACCTGTTGCCTCGTACCTCGGCGCTGGATAATGTGGAGCTGCCTTTATTGTACAACCCAACTATTGGTGCGAAAGAACGGACAGAGCGTGCCATTGCGGCCTTACAGGCTGTAAAACTTGATGGCAGGTTTGATCATATGCCCAACCAGTTATCGGGCGGGCAGCAGCAGCGTGTTGCTATTGCCAGGGCGCTGGTTAATGAACCCGTGATGATCCTTGCCGATGAGGCTACCGGAAACCTGGATACCAGAACATCGTACGAGATCATGTCGCTGATGCAGGAGCTGAACCACAACGGAAAAACGATAGTATTTGTTACCCATGAACCGGACATTGCTGCATTTAGTACCAGAACGGTGATGTTGAGGGATGGGAAGGTTCAAAAAGATTCAATGAATAAACACATCCGCTCGGCGAAAGAGGCTTTGGCTTCTTTGCCTGCGGCAGACGATTATTAA
- a CDS encoding efflux RND transporter periplasmic adaptor subunit, translated as MKSRKIILIIISIIVVLGLVWYFFLRGKEQHVVLTKEQPLRGSISTSVTATGTVQPVDTVTVGTQVSGTISALYADFNSTVKKGQLLAELDKTLIQAQVDQAKASLAQSQSNQTYQQANYGRQKQLFETGSISRAEYDQALNTLQVASANVNNAKAQLRSAERNLSFTQIYSPIDGVVLGRSVSIGQTVAASFNTPTIFTIAKDITKMQVQAKVDEADIGNVVKGQRSTFTVDAFINDTFNGTVKDIRLQPSISSNVVTYATLIDAPNDDKKLKPGMTANIVIYTKEVNDALLVSAQALKFNPDSSLTKEYEIVPLEGRGMGKRAGKGRMRKDAGMAKQPKVKEGETEVVEPSFVWVLQGRKLIQKRIKTGLNDNTHVEVLAGLNENDVVISAVEGGSSGVPAAAASSPFMPKRPGGNRR; from the coding sequence ATGAAGTCCAGAAAAATTATTCTAATCATTATCTCCATTATAGTTGTACTTGGTTTGGTCTGGTACTTCTTTTTAAGGGGTAAAGAACAGCACGTGGTGCTTACCAAAGAGCAACCGTTAAGGGGTTCAATTTCGACAAGTGTTACCGCTACCGGAACGGTACAGCCGGTAGATACGGTGACTGTTGGAACACAGGTTTCGGGAACCATTTCTGCACTATATGCCGATTTTAACTCCACTGTTAAGAAAGGGCAGCTGCTTGCTGAACTGGATAAAACACTGATACAGGCGCAGGTTGATCAGGCCAAAGCCAGTTTGGCGCAATCTCAAAGTAACCAGACCTACCAGCAGGCAAACTATGGCCGGCAAAAACAGTTGTTTGAAACAGGCTCTATCAGCAGGGCTGAGTATGATCAGGCATTGAATACATTGCAGGTGGCAAGTGCGAATGTGAACAATGCAAAAGCACAGCTCAGATCAGCAGAAAGGAACCTTTCTTTTACACAGATCTATTCGCCCATAGATGGCGTGGTATTGGGACGAAGTGTGAGTATAGGGCAAACTGTTGCAGCAAGTTTTAATACGCCAACGATTTTTACCATTGCCAAAGACATTACCAAAATGCAGGTTCAGGCAAAGGTGGATGAGGCGGATATAGGAAATGTGGTTAAAGGGCAGCGTTCGACTTTTACCGTTGATGCCTTTATAAACGACACTTTTAACGGAACAGTAAAGGACATCAGGCTGCAGCCTTCCATATCATCGAACGTGGTTACGTATGCCACACTGATTGATGCGCCCAATGACGATAAGAAATTAAAACCGGGCATGACGGCGAACATTGTAATTTATACCAAAGAGGTAAATGATGCTTTGCTGGTTTCGGCACAGGCTTTAAAATTTAACCCGGATTCGAGTTTGACCAAAGAATATGAAATTGTGCCACTTGAGGGCAGGGGAATGGGCAAAAGAGCAGGCAAAGGCAGGATGAGAAAAGATGCCGGTATGGCTAAACAACCAAAGGTTAAGGAGGGTGAAACGGAAGTAGTAGAACCTTCTTTTGTATGGGTACTGCAAGGCCGTAAGCTTATTCAGAAAAGGATAAAAACAGGATTGAACGACAATACACATGTTGAGGTGCTTGCCGGATTGAATGAAAATGATGTAGTGATAAGCGCAGTGGAAGGAGGCTCGTCTGGAGTTCCGGCAGCAGCAGCTTCGAGTCCGTTTATGCCAAAAAGACCAGGAGGAAACAGACGATGA
- a CDS encoding TolC family protein: protein MSRLTSKILLLLCLACFSLRGFGQDTALKMLPPVWDLEACLQYAKANNIQLKSLQLNKQSAQQDKLLAKSALLPDLYGSASQSFNHYNMATNGSSDAFNYSGSYGLSSSWTLYKGGYLKTDIKEKDLSVQSANLSILENENDITLQITQAYLNILVDKESIIYNQGLLKTSQAQLDQAQCQFAVGSVARKVVAQFEAQLASDKYNLTTSENAERQDKIALKQLLQLPDAKEFDVVRPDTVISTASITDLNTVQQYALQNRPEVKNAELGVQISDLGLTKAKSGYLPSLTLGAGMGTSYAKDPNYNAFRQFDNNFYQQAGLTLSIPIFTKRQNKTNVAKAKIEIAQSKLTLENTKTTLALTTEKAYINAQNSQNQFSSATEQLKYNQEVYRIANQELKIGAANIVEFYQQRNLYVQAMQQYIQAKYNAALAARIYEFYLGTPIKL, encoded by the coding sequence ATGTCAAGATTAACAAGTAAAATTCTGCTGCTTTTATGCCTCGCCTGCTTCAGCCTCCGTGGTTTTGGTCAGGATACGGCATTAAAGATGTTGCCTCCGGTCTGGGACCTGGAAGCATGTTTGCAGTATGCAAAGGCAAATAACATTCAGCTTAAAAGCCTGCAACTGAACAAGCAAAGTGCGCAGCAGGATAAGCTACTGGCGAAATCGGCTTTACTGCCTGATCTATATGGTTCGGCTTCTCAATCCTTTAACCATTATAACATGGCTACCAATGGTAGTTCTGATGCGTTTAATTATTCGGGATCTTATGGTTTAAGCTCGTCGTGGACGCTTTATAAAGGAGGCTACCTTAAAACAGATATTAAGGAAAAGGACTTATCGGTTCAGTCGGCCAATTTGAGCATCCTTGAAAATGAAAACGACATTACTTTACAGATTACGCAGGCTTACCTGAATATTCTGGTAGATAAGGAGAGCATCATTTACAACCAGGGTCTGTTAAAAACATCGCAGGCACAGCTTGATCAGGCCCAGTGCCAGTTTGCGGTTGGATCTGTAGCGCGTAAAGTTGTAGCCCAGTTTGAAGCACAGCTTGCATCGGATAAATATAATTTAACTACTTCGGAGAATGCAGAACGTCAGGATAAAATAGCACTTAAACAGTTGCTGCAATTGCCGGATGCTAAAGAATTTGATGTAGTGAGACCGGACACTGTAATTTCGACAGCGAGTATTACTGACCTGAATACGGTACAGCAGTATGCTTTGCAGAACCGTCCGGAGGTTAAGAATGCAGAGCTGGGTGTACAGATCTCGGACCTTGGGCTTACTAAAGCAAAATCGGGTTACCTGCCTTCGCTAACATTGGGTGCAGGTATGGGTACAAGCTATGCGAAAGATCCGAACTATAATGCCTTCAGGCAGTTTGATAATAACTTTTATCAGCAGGCTGGCTTAACCTTGTCTATCCCCATTTTTACCAAAAGGCAAAATAAAACCAATGTTGCCAAAGCAAAAATTGAGATTGCACAGTCTAAACTTACGCTGGAAAACACAAAGACCACACTGGCCTTAACTACTGAGAAGGCATATATTAATGCGCAAAATTCGCAGAACCAGTTTTCATCGGCAACGGAACAGCTAAAGTATAATCAGGAAGTATACCGCATTGCCAACCAGGAATTAAAGATAGGAGCTGCAAATATTGTAGAGTTTTACCAGCAAAGGAATTTATATGTACAGGCTATGCAGCAATACATACAAGCCAAATACAATGCGGCACTGGCTGCAAGAATCTATGAATTTTACTTAGGAACACCCATTAAATTATAA